CTTGCCCATGCGTTTCGATCTTGAGCCGCCTTCGAGCATCGCGGCCGCCCATCGCATCGGTGTGCTGCTGATCAATCTCGGCACGCCCGACGCACCCACGCCGCGCGCGGTGCGGCGCTATCTGGCCGAATTCCTGTCGGATCCGCGAGTTGTCGAGATTCCGCAGGCCGTCTGGCAGGTGCTGCTGCGCACGCTGATCCTGCCGCTGCGCGGCCGCGCGTCCGCGAAGAAATACGCGGCCGTCTGGATGCCCGAAGGCTCGCCGCTGCGCGTCTACACCGAGCGCCAGACCGACAGCGTGCGGCACCTGCTCACGTCGAACGGCTATCACGTGATGGTCGACTACGCGATGCGCTACGGCAGCCCGAACATTTCGCACGCGCTTGCGCAGTTCAAGCGCGCGGGCGTCGAGCGCGTGCTGCTGATGCCGATGTATCCGCAATATTCGGCGTCGACCACGGCCACCGCCTTCGATGCTGCCTTCGACGCGCTTGCGCGCATGCGCAACCAGCCGGAAGTGCGCACCGTGCGGCATTACGCCGACCACCCGGCCTATATCCACGCGCTGGCCGAACAGGTGCGCCAGTACTGGGCGCAGCACGGCCGGCCCGACTTCGCGGCCGGCGACAAGCTCGTGCTGAGTTTCCACGGCGTGCCGAAGCGCACGCTCGACCTCGGCGACCCGTATCACGACCAGTGCCAGCAGACGGGCGCGTTGCTGATGGCCGCGCTCGGACTGTCGACGACCGAATGCCGTGTCACGTTCCAGTCGCGCTTCGGCAAGGCCGAATGGCTTCAGCCGTACACCGCGCCGACGCTGCGCGAGTTCGGCGAGGCCGGCGTGCGGCGCGCCGACGTGTTCTGTCCCGGTTTCACGGCCGATTGCCTGGAGACGATCGAGGAGATCGGCATGGAAGTGCGCGACGAGTTCCTGGCCGGCGGCGGCAAGGCGTTCCACCGCATTCCGTGCCTGAACGGCGCGCCCGCATGGATCGGCGCACTCGGCGAGATCGTCGCCGAGAATCTGCAGGGCTGGCCCGTCAGGGCCGCGCAGCCCGAAACGGTGAGTGAAGTGCGATGAATTACAAGATTTCGACTGAACCGGGCGCGAAGCTGCGCATCGACAAATGGCTATGGGCGGCCCGTTTCTTCAAGACGCGCTCGCTCGCGACCGATGCGGTCGACAAGGGGCACGTGAAGATCGGCGGCGCGGCGGTCAAGCCGGCCAAGGAAGTGCGCGTCGGCGACGAGGTCGAGATTGCGATGGACGGCATCGTCTGGCACATTGCCGTGCTCGGCGTGTGCGACGTGCGCGGGCCGGCGAGCGTTGCCCAGACGCTTTACGCGGAAACGGAAGCGGGGCGGGCCGCGCGGCTCGCCGAACTGGAGCGGCGTCGCACGTATCGCGAGCCGGCGGCGGAACTGCACGGCCGGCCGACGAAGCGCGACCGGCGCATCATCGACAGATTTTCTGGTGGGAGCTGAACATCTGGTCGAACGTCGCCCGCGCGCTCCCGTATTCGGTCGTGCGGTCGGTGACGGCTCCCGACAGGCAGATGGTGGTGGTGCCGGCAATGAGTACCAGCGCGACCACCGAAATCGCAAAGGTCAGTTTCACGGTACTCCCCTCGAGAAGAAGGGTGAAAACGGCGCCAGGTGGTGGTTGTAAGGCGTCGGTCAGCTAAGGGTAAACACGCTTTTTCGACGCTTGAGTGGAGTGTAGTGCAGCGGGCCTGTGCCAAGCTAGTACTTGCCAGGTAAGCGTTGTTACAGCCGGTTTCGCCCGATCTGGCGGACTATGCGGGCCACGCACCGCCGGGCAGCGCGGTTGTTTCGCGGCATTGGAGAATGCCGGCGAATAACCCTCTTGAAATCGCAGTTTTCACCCTTATTTGCACCAACAATGTGCGGTGCCGCCGGGTATACGGTCTGGCGGTTGCCGATTTGGCTTCAACCTCTAATCGACTTTCAGCGACATGGAAAACACGCAAGAGAACCCGGCTACCCAATCGGCCGAAGACATCGGTAGCGAGAAGCAGGCGGCGCAAGGCGCTGCTCCCGCCGCCGAAGCAGCCGACGCGGCGCTCGCGGAGGCTCAAGCCAAGGTCGCCGAGCTGCAGGAGAGCTACCTGCGGGCGAAGGCCGAGACCGAGAACGTCCGCCGCCGCGCGCAGGACGACGTCTCGAAGGCGCACAAGTTCGCGATCGAGAGCTTCGCGGAACACCTGCTGCCGGTGCTGGACAGCCTGGAAGCGGCCGTCAACGATACGTCCGGCGATATCGCGAAGGTGCGTGAAGGCGTCGAGCTGACGCTGCGCCAGCTGACGAGCGCGCTCGAGAAGGGCCGCGTCGTCGCGCTCAACCCGGTCGGCGAGAAGTTCGATCCGCACCAGCACCAGGCGATTTCGATGGTACCGGCCGACCAGGAGCCGAACACCGTCGTCACCGTGCTGCAAAAGGGCTATACCATCGCCGACCGCGTGCTGCGTCCGGCGCTCGTCACCGTCGCCCAGCCGAAGTAAGGCCGCCGGGATGATGCCCGCCGGCGTCGATCCGGCCGCGTTTGATGCGTTCGACATGCAGGCGCTCGACGCCGGCACGTTCGACGCGGCCATCGACGGCGCGGGCGACGCGCTCGCGGTGGTGTTCTTCTGGGGCGTCGACTGCTTCAACTGCGAGATCGCGAAGAAGGCGATGCTCGCCCAGTCGGACGCCATCCGCGCACTGGACCTGAAGTGGTTCCATTGCAACGTGTACGAACACCATCAGCTGGGGCGCCGCTTCGGGCTGCACGGCGTGCCGACGTGGTTCTTCTTCCACCGCGGCAAGCGGCTGGGCCGCGCGACGGGCTGGCATGGCCTCGCGCAGTTCCAGGCGGCCGTGTCGGCGGCGCGGGCGAAGGTCGCGGCGGCGGCGATCCGCTAGCCGGCGGCGATTGAAAAAATTTAATATCCGCATCGCCTGTCGGGTCTTGAAAACGGACCGGACGGACGCATTTCGGGAACAGAGTTGAATTCTGGCGTGCGAAACCACCCAAAAACGCGGGGTTTCGTGCAGCAAACAGGCATTTCTGGAGATTAGGAAAAAATGGGAAAGATCATCGGTATTGACCTCGGCAC
The DNA window shown above is from Burkholderia cepacia and carries:
- the hemH gene encoding ferrochelatase translates to MRFDLEPPSSIAAAHRIGVLLINLGTPDAPTPRAVRRYLAEFLSDPRVVEIPQAVWQVLLRTLILPLRGRASAKKYAAVWMPEGSPLRVYTERQTDSVRHLLTSNGYHVMVDYAMRYGSPNISHALAQFKRAGVERVLLMPMYPQYSASTTATAFDAAFDALARMRNQPEVRTVRHYADHPAYIHALAEQVRQYWAQHGRPDFAAGDKLVLSFHGVPKRTLDLGDPYHDQCQQTGALLMAALGLSTTECRVTFQSRFGKAEWLQPYTAPTLREFGEAGVRRADVFCPGFTADCLETIEEIGMEVRDEFLAGGGKAFHRIPCLNGAPAWIGALGEIVAENLQGWPVRAAQPETVSEVR
- the grpE gene encoding nucleotide exchange factor GrpE, translated to MENTQENPATQSAEDIGSEKQAAQGAAPAAEAADAALAEAQAKVAELQESYLRAKAETENVRRRAQDDVSKAHKFAIESFAEHLLPVLDSLEAAVNDTSGDIAKVREGVELTLRQLTSALEKGRVVALNPVGEKFDPHQHQAISMVPADQEPNTVVTVLQKGYTIADRVLRPALVTVAQPK
- a CDS encoding RNA-binding S4 domain-containing protein — encoded protein: MNYKISTEPGAKLRIDKWLWAARFFKTRSLATDAVDKGHVKIGGAAVKPAKEVRVGDEVEIAMDGIVWHIAVLGVCDVRGPASVAQTLYAETEAGRAARLAELERRRTYREPAAELHGRPTKRDRRIIDRFSGGS
- a CDS encoding thioredoxin family protein — translated: MMPAGVDPAAFDAFDMQALDAGTFDAAIDGAGDALAVVFFWGVDCFNCEIAKKAMLAQSDAIRALDLKWFHCNVYEHHQLGRRFGLHGVPTWFFFHRGKRLGRATGWHGLAQFQAAVSAARAKVAAAAIR